A section of the Microbulbifer pacificus genome encodes:
- a CDS encoding amidohydrolase: MPHIRKLLILFSWLLTSACSQQAPDRILYNGAGIPAAVAIKDGKVLAMGRDGEILPMAGAATAKEDLAGATLLPGFVDHHIHLLNVGRSLVNRQNGEALFVDLSGITSKAALVERLRARSSQLAQGQWLLGKGWSQGAWGATELPDRKWLDEAVPDRPVFLTRVDGHAGWANSAALTLAGIDRASMDPAGGRILRRPDGEPTGVLLERANEVVLALLPKPDVAELTSAFAAAARTLARAGNTEVYDAGFLAPPGIVGLNLDSGYILDALLALDRTHPLPLKINLMIPAPSALAEQLVSGAPRPGSPRVTVTHIKLFADGALGSRGAALTHPFNDDPSTRGLMRMSDDEIVQWTQRALDSGLGLAAHAIGDDAVHRVLNAFEFVLQSHPDISPERLRLEHASYLSDEDSARAAGLGISLSVQPNFVYPDDQGHAMEDARLGDTDRVYAFASLLKAGNRLLGGSDAFTLPTGPLSDMYSAVTRQNYQGFPRAGWHPEQKLPLEQALSMFSRPWQLGMPADFTLLDKQPGTLDAAQLRQARVLATYLDGQRVSVDN, encoded by the coding sequence ATGCCCCATATTCGCAAGCTACTCATACTGTTCAGCTGGCTGCTGACCAGCGCCTGCAGCCAGCAGGCCCCCGACAGGATTCTGTATAACGGTGCCGGCATCCCCGCTGCCGTCGCCATCAAAGACGGCAAAGTCTTGGCCATGGGCAGGGACGGGGAAATTTTACCGATGGCGGGCGCCGCCACGGCAAAGGAAGATCTTGCCGGCGCGACGCTGTTGCCCGGATTTGTAGATCACCATATTCACCTGCTCAATGTCGGGCGGTCGCTGGTTAACCGGCAGAATGGTGAAGCCCTGTTTGTGGATCTGTCCGGCATCACGTCAAAAGCGGCGCTGGTGGAGCGTTTGCGCGCGCGCTCCAGCCAACTGGCCCAAGGCCAGTGGTTGCTAGGCAAGGGGTGGAGTCAGGGGGCGTGGGGCGCGACCGAACTCCCCGATCGCAAATGGCTCGATGAAGCGGTACCAGACCGCCCGGTTTTTCTCACCCGCGTGGACGGCCATGCGGGCTGGGCCAATAGTGCGGCACTAACCCTGGCGGGGATCGACCGCGCGAGCATGGATCCCGCGGGGGGGCGGATTTTACGCAGGCCCGATGGCGAGCCCACCGGCGTCCTGCTCGAGCGCGCCAACGAAGTTGTGTTGGCGCTGCTGCCCAAACCAGATGTCGCAGAGCTGACGTCGGCATTTGCGGCCGCCGCCCGGACCTTGGCGCGGGCCGGCAATACCGAAGTCTACGACGCCGGCTTTCTGGCGCCTCCGGGTATCGTCGGGCTGAATCTGGACAGCGGCTACATTCTCGACGCGCTGCTGGCGCTCGACCGGACACACCCGCTGCCACTGAAAATCAACCTGATGATTCCCGCGCCGTCGGCCCTGGCCGAGCAACTGGTCAGCGGTGCGCCGCGGCCGGGCTCACCCCGGGTGACTGTCACCCACATCAAACTGTTTGCCGACGGTGCCCTCGGCAGCCGCGGTGCCGCGCTCACCCATCCGTTTAACGACGATCCCTCCACCCGCGGCCTGATGCGCATGAGCGACGACGAAATTGTCCAGTGGACCCAGCGCGCACTGGACTCAGGCCTCGGCCTTGCCGCCCACGCCATTGGTGATGACGCCGTCCACCGCGTGCTCAATGCCTTCGAATTCGTATTGCAAAGCCACCCCGATATTAGTCCCGAACGCCTGCGACTGGAGCACGCCTCGTATCTGTCCGATGAAGACAGCGCCCGTGCCGCAGGCCTGGGCATTTCGCTGTCGGTACAACCCAATTTCGTCTACCCCGACGACCAGGGGCATGCTATGGAGGATGCCCGACTGGGTGACACGGACCGGGTATACGCATTCGCCAGCCTGCTCAAGGCCGGCAACCGCCTGTTGGGCGGCAGCGATGCCTTTACCCTGCCCACCGGCCCTCTCTCGGACATGTACAGCGCCGTGACCCGCCAAAATTACCAGGGATTCCCGCGCGCAGGCTGGCACCCCGAACAAAAGCTGCCGCTGGAACAGGCCCTGTCGATGTTCAGTCGTCCGTGGCAGCTGGGTATGCCCGCCGATTTCACCCTGCTGGACAAGCAGCCGGGCACTCTGGACGCGGCACAATTGCGCCAGGCGCGAGTATTGGCCACCTACCTCGACGGTCAGCGGGTATCTGTGGATAACTAG
- the pcaF gene encoding 3-oxoadipyl-CoA thiolase translates to MKQALICDGIRTPIGRYAGALASVRADDLGAIPLRALIERNPRVDWEALDEVFYGCANQAGEDNRNVARMAALLAGLPVASAAVTVNRLCGSGMEAVGQAARAIFCGEAQLAIAGGVESMSRAPLVMPKADTAFSRQAEIFDTTIGWRFINPQMQRMFGTDSMPETAENVAERYGISREDQDRFALRSQQKCAIAQAEKLFDEELVAVPVARGKGEPLLVARDEHPRADTRLESLAALRAPFRDGGSVTAGNASGVNDGACALLLASEDAARQFGLTPRARVVGMASAGVEPRLMGMGPVPAVRKLLRQLSLSLEALDVIELNEAFAAQALAVLRELGLRDDDPRVNPNGGAIALGHPLGMSGARLINTAVAELHRRRGRYALCTMCVGVGQGIAVVIERI, encoded by the coding sequence ATGAAACAGGCACTGATCTGCGATGGTATCCGCACCCCGATCGGCCGCTATGCCGGCGCGCTGGCGTCGGTGCGCGCCGATGACCTGGGGGCAATTCCGCTGCGCGCGCTGATCGAACGCAATCCGCGCGTGGACTGGGAGGCACTGGACGAGGTGTTTTACGGCTGTGCCAACCAGGCCGGTGAGGACAACCGCAACGTCGCGCGCATGGCGGCACTGCTCGCCGGGCTGCCGGTCGCCAGCGCTGCGGTCACCGTCAACCGTCTGTGCGGTTCCGGCATGGAGGCGGTGGGGCAGGCGGCGCGGGCGATTTTCTGCGGCGAGGCGCAACTGGCCATCGCCGGCGGGGTGGAGTCCATGAGTCGCGCGCCGCTGGTAATGCCGAAGGCCGACACGGCCTTCTCGCGGCAGGCGGAAATTTTCGATACCACCATCGGCTGGCGCTTCATCAACCCGCAGATGCAGCGCATGTTCGGCACCGACTCCATGCCGGAGACCGCGGAAAATGTTGCCGAACGCTACGGGATTTCCCGCGAGGACCAGGACCGCTTCGCGCTGCGCAGCCAGCAGAAGTGCGCGATCGCCCAGGCGGAGAAGCTGTTTGACGAAGAACTGGTAGCGGTGCCGGTGGCGCGCGGCAAAGGCGAGCCGCTGCTGGTGGCCCGTGACGAACACCCGCGCGCGGACACCAGGCTGGAGTCGCTCGCCGCACTGCGCGCGCCGTTTCGCGACGGCGGCAGCGTCACCGCGGGCAATGCGTCCGGCGTCAATGACGGCGCCTGTGCGCTGCTGCTGGCGAGCGAGGACGCGGCCCGCCAATTCGGCCTGACGCCGCGCGCGCGGGTCGTGGGTATGGCGAGCGCGGGGGTGGAGCCGCGGCTGATGGGCATGGGCCCGGTGCCGGCGGTGCGCAAGCTGCTGCGGCAGCTGAGCCTGAGCCTTGAGGCGCTGGATGTAATCGAGCTGAACGAGGCCTTCGCGGCCCAGGCTCTGGCGGTACTGCGTGAACTGGGGCTGCGGGACGACGACCCGCGGGTAAACCCGAATGGCGGCGCCATTGCCCTCGGCCACCCGCTGGGAATGAGCGGTGCGCGCCTCATCAACACCGCGGTCGCGGAGTTACACCGCCGCCGTGGGCGCTATGCGCTGTGCACCATGTGTGTCGGTGTGGGGCAGGGCATCGCGGTGGTGATCGAGCGGATTTGA
- a CDS encoding helix-turn-helix domain-containing protein — protein MKTSTPLSLVDQSRGESAFGRLMHFWRKTLGMSQEQLSEELGVSTRHISFLETGRSQPSRLVAASLADCFGLSGRDRAYLLTAAGFSADQSVFDSPELAAWMNKSMQNAMARAEPEPAFALDNFGRVISANRAWLAFMLSRVSPTLLQDPNIYELVMHPQGLRPHLHNGTALSCGLALYLTMETLQSDAPEGWAILERLQAAGALPDNWQQLARRLIHTSDYPLALNTETGIVNLTVYNDTLSSTSQLVQPRLLIGHIYRDDNQRVVSDAELASVPEDHPLLYRPLMSAAIT, from the coding sequence ATGAAGACCAGTACACCGCTGTCCCTGGTGGACCAATCCCGCGGCGAAAGCGCGTTCGGGCGCCTGATGCACTTCTGGCGCAAGACCCTGGGTATGTCCCAGGAGCAGCTGTCGGAAGAGCTGGGTGTGTCCACCCGCCACATCAGCTTTCTCGAGACCGGCCGTTCGCAGCCCTCGCGGCTGGTGGCGGCGTCGCTGGCGGACTGTTTTGGCCTGAGCGGGCGCGATCGCGCCTACCTGCTCACCGCGGCGGGCTTCTCCGCTGACCAGTCGGTGTTTGACTCCCCGGAACTGGCGGCGTGGATGAACAAATCGATGCAGAACGCCATGGCGCGGGCGGAACCGGAACCCGCGTTCGCGTTGGATAATTTCGGCCGCGTTATCTCCGCCAACCGCGCCTGGCTGGCATTTATGCTGTCGCGGGTGAGCCCGACGTTGTTGCAAGATCCCAACATCTACGAGCTGGTAATGCATCCCCAGGGCCTGCGCCCGCATCTGCATAATGGCACCGCGCTGTCCTGTGGCCTCGCCCTGTACCTCACCATGGAAACCCTGCAGAGCGATGCCCCCGAAGGGTGGGCGATACTGGAGCGGTTGCAGGCGGCCGGGGCACTGCCGGACAACTGGCAGCAGCTGGCGCGACGCCTGATCCACACCAGCGACTATCCGCTGGCGCTCAACACCGAAACTGGCATCGTCAACCTCACGGTGTACAACGACACCCTGTCTTCCACCTCGCAGCTGGTGCAGCCGCGACTGCTGATCGGGCACATATACCGCGACGATAACCAGCGGGTAGTGAGTGACGCGGAGCTGGCGTCGGTGCCGGAAGATCACCCGCTGCTGTACCGCCCGCTGATGAGCGCGGCGATTACCTGA
- the rep gene encoding DNA helicase Rep, with amino-acid sequence MTKLNPRQAEAVKYVDGPCLVLAGAGSGKTSVITRKIAYLIEECDYQARNIAALTFTNKAAREMKERVGKLIVGPDGKKSKASHGLTVSTFHNLGLNILRKEHRAAGFKPGFSIFDAEDARGLIKELMLRDGDLDTDLLDRVQNQISNWKNDMLTPRKALELAQSPGEQAMAVAYGRYCEALKAYNSVDFDDLILIPVQLFESDPELLHRWRRKIRYLLVDEYQDTNSSQYLMVKLLVGDRGGLTVVGDDDQSIYAWRGARPENMSQLKQDYPNLRLIKLEQNYRSTSRILKVANHLIAHNPHEFDKALWSDKGLGDEIRVLKTANENEEAERVANEIFLQKARRGAKFMDFAVLYRGNHQARLIEMKLQENQIPYQMSGGTSFFARAEIKDVMAYLRLLVNPDDDNAFLRIINTPRRQIGTSSLEALGNYAKGREISMLRACSEIGFKEHITEQGYERLDRFAHWLEGVARNCADNSPETALREMLDDIDYAGWLSQNASSEKVAEKRMENVYWLLDSLMKTMEGTDDELEQDVRLEQAISKLILRDMLDRQEEEEATDKVSLMTLHAAKGLEFPYVFMIGMEENLLPHRNSIEDDNIQEERRLTYVGITRAQRTLTMTLAGKRKMFGENQDTTPSRFLDEMPQEDCIFEGFGKATPEQNQAKGAETLGSLLSMFD; translated from the coding sequence ATGACCAAACTCAATCCGCGCCAGGCGGAAGCAGTCAAATACGTCGACGGACCCTGTCTGGTGCTGGCCGGTGCCGGCTCCGGCAAGACCAGTGTAATTACACGCAAAATCGCCTATCTGATCGAAGAGTGCGACTATCAGGCGCGAAATATTGCCGCCCTGACCTTTACCAACAAGGCCGCGCGGGAGATGAAGGAGCGGGTCGGCAAGCTGATCGTCGGGCCGGACGGCAAGAAATCCAAGGCCTCCCACGGCCTCACCGTGTCCACCTTCCACAACCTGGGCCTGAATATCCTGCGCAAGGAGCACCGCGCCGCCGGCTTCAAGCCGGGTTTCTCCATCTTCGATGCCGAGGACGCCCGCGGCCTGATCAAGGAACTGATGCTGCGCGACGGCGATCTGGACACCGACCTGCTGGACCGGGTGCAGAACCAGATCTCCAACTGGAAGAACGACATGCTCACCCCGCGCAAGGCGCTGGAACTGGCGCAGAGCCCGGGGGAGCAGGCGATGGCGGTGGCCTACGGGCGCTACTGCGAGGCACTCAAGGCCTACAATTCCGTCGATTTCGACGATCTTATTTTGATTCCAGTGCAGCTGTTCGAATCTGATCCCGAATTGCTGCACCGCTGGCGGAGAAAAATCCGTTACCTGCTGGTGGACGAATACCAGGACACCAACAGCTCTCAGTACCTGATGGTCAAACTGCTGGTGGGCGACCGCGGCGGTCTCACCGTGGTGGGCGACGACGACCAGTCAATCTACGCCTGGCGCGGCGCGCGCCCGGAAAACATGAGCCAGCTGAAGCAGGACTACCCGAACCTGCGCCTGATCAAGCTGGAGCAGAACTACCGTTCCACCAGCCGCATCCTCAAGGTGGCCAACCACCTGATCGCCCACAACCCGCACGAATTCGACAAGGCGCTGTGGTCCGACAAGGGCCTCGGTGACGAGATCCGCGTGCTCAAGACCGCCAATGAGAACGAAGAGGCGGAGCGGGTTGCCAACGAGATCTTCCTGCAGAAGGCCCGCCGCGGCGCCAAGTTCATGGATTTCGCGGTGCTGTATCGCGGCAACCACCAGGCGCGCCTGATCGAAATGAAACTGCAGGAAAACCAGATCCCCTACCAGATGTCCGGCGGCACCTCCTTCTTCGCCCGCGCGGAGATCAAGGACGTGATGGCCTACCTGCGCCTGCTGGTGAACCCGGACGACGACAACGCCTTCCTGCGCATCATCAACACCCCGCGCCGGCAGATCGGCACCAGCAGCCTCGAAGCGCTGGGCAATTACGCCAAGGGCCGAGAGATCTCCATGCTGCGCGCCTGTTCGGAAATCGGCTTCAAGGAACACATCACCGAACAGGGTTACGAGCGCCTGGACCGCTTTGCCCACTGGCTCGAGGGCGTGGCCCGCAACTGCGCCGACAACAGCCCGGAAACCGCGCTGCGCGAGATGCTCGACGACATCGATTACGCCGGCTGGCTGTCGCAGAACGCCAGCAGCGAGAAGGTGGCGGAGAAGCGCATGGAGAACGTCTACTGGCTGCTGGACAGCCTGATGAAGACCATGGAGGGCACCGACGACGAGCTGGAGCAGGACGTGCGCCTGGAACAGGCCATCTCCAAGCTGATCCTGCGCGACATGCTGGACCGCCAGGAGGAAGAGGAAGCCACCGACAAGGTCAGCCTGATGACCCTGCACGCGGCCAAGGGTCTGGAGTTCCCCTACGTGTTCATGATCGGCATGGAGGAAAATCTGCTGCCGCACCGCAACAGTATCGAGGACGACAATATCCAGGAGGAGCGCCGCCTCACCTACGTGGGCATCACCCGCGCGCAGCGCACCCTGACCATGACCCTAGCGGGCAAGCGCAAGATGTTCGGCGAGAACCAGGACACCACCCCCAGCCGCTTCCTCGACGAAATGCCGCAGGAGGACTGTATCTTCGAAGGGTTTGGCAAGGCGACCCCGGAACAGAACCAGGCCAAGGGCGCGGAGACCCTGGGCTCGCTGCTGAGTATGTTCGACTAG
- a CDS encoding c-type cytochrome, with amino-acid sequence MKVVLNFVAALAVVAGAAVAVAQSVDEQISERTAPVGKTCMKGDECAAAAPAAAASSGGARSGSDVYTGNCAACHGTGAAGAPKFGDAAAWGPRIAKGMDTLYTHALNGFNAMPAKGLCMTCSEDEVKAAVDHMVENSK; translated from the coding sequence ATGAAAGTAGTATTGAATTTCGTGGCGGCGCTGGCCGTGGTGGCTGGCGCAGCGGTTGCAGTGGCGCAGTCTGTGGATGAGCAGATCTCCGAGCGAACCGCCCCGGTAGGCAAGACCTGCATGAAAGGCGACGAGTGCGCGGCGGCAGCGCCGGCGGCAGCGGCCTCTTCTGGCGGTGCCCGCAGCGGTAGCGATGTTTACACCGGTAACTGCGCTGCCTGTCACGGTACTGGCGCGGCTGGCGCCCCCAAGTTCGGCGACGCCGCTGCCTGGGGTCCCCGTATTGCCAAGGGCATGGACACGCTTTACACCCACGCGCTGAACGGTTTCAACGCGATGCCGGCGAAAGGTCTGTGTATGACCTGTTCCGAGGATGAGGTGAAAGCTGCCGTTGACCATATGGTAGAAAACAGCAAGTAA
- a CDS encoding YaiI/YqxD family protein, which translates to MAKIWVDADACPTAMKEILFRAAERTQTELTLVANQFIRVPPSPFIRSLQVSSGYDVADNEIAQRCEEGDLVITADLPLAADVIDKGATALNPRGEKYTKANIRARLNMRDFMETLRSSGVHTGGPPPLGQQERKAFADQLDRWLAQAKKK; encoded by the coding sequence ATGGCAAAAATATGGGTCGACGCAGACGCCTGCCCCACCGCCATGAAGGAAATTCTGTTCCGCGCCGCCGAGCGCACCCAGACCGAATTGACGCTGGTGGCCAACCAGTTTATCCGGGTGCCGCCGTCACCCTTTATCCGTTCGCTGCAGGTCTCCTCCGGCTACGATGTTGCCGACAATGAGATCGCACAGCGCTGCGAGGAGGGTGATCTGGTGATCACCGCCGATCTGCCGCTGGCGGCAGATGTGATCGACAAGGGTGCTACCGCGCTCAACCCCCGTGGCGAGAAATACACCAAGGCAAATATCCGCGCGCGCCTGAACATGCGCGATTTCATGGAAACCCTGCGTTCCAGTGGCGTCCACACCGGTGGCCCACCACCGCTTGGACAGCAGGAGCGCAAGGCGTTTGCGGATCAGCTGGACCGCTGGCTGGCGCAGGCGAAGAAAAAATAA
- a CDS encoding DUF3565 domain-containing protein, whose amino-acid sequence MLQPIRGYHRDEQDHWVAQLACGHNQHVRHDPPWQNRPWVTTPEGRAKMLGVNLECKKCDAGAPADEQPQELI is encoded by the coding sequence ATGTTACAACCTATTCGCGGTTATCACCGCGACGAACAAGACCACTGGGTGGCACAGCTCGCCTGTGGCCACAACCAGCATGTACGGCACGACCCGCCCTGGCAGAATCGCCCCTGGGTCACCACGCCGGAAGGGCGCGCGAAGATGCTGGGAGTGAACCTCGAGTGCAAAAAATGTGATGCAGGCGCCCCCGCCGACGAACAGCCGCAGGAGCTTATCTGA
- a CDS encoding GNAT family N-acetyltransferase codes for MKSPCSLIPFKEKYLAALMGWIDSEVDCRQWGGPEFRYPFDTQSFSTDSRWRELPSFVVLDAQGEPLAFGQFYRRLNCCHLGRLIVAPHARGRGVGQQLIRQLAAQAKEVLRLEQCSLFVLKNNRAAKALYEKMGFEVCSYPEEMEWLDMCHYMVAPMQKLLVMEN; via the coding sequence ATGAAAAGCCCGTGTTCACTCATTCCGTTCAAGGAAAAATATCTTGCCGCCCTCATGGGGTGGATAGATTCGGAAGTGGATTGCCGGCAGTGGGGCGGACCGGAGTTTCGCTACCCGTTCGACACGCAAAGTTTTTCCACAGACAGCCGCTGGCGAGAATTGCCGAGTTTTGTCGTGCTCGATGCACAGGGCGAGCCGTTGGCATTCGGTCAGTTTTACCGACGGCTGAACTGTTGCCATCTCGGCAGACTGATCGTGGCACCTCATGCCCGCGGGCGCGGGGTGGGTCAACAGTTGATACGCCAGCTGGCGGCGCAGGCAAAAGAGGTATTGCGTCTTGAGCAGTGCTCGCTGTTTGTGTTGAAAAATAATCGAGCGGCAAAAGCGCTGTATGAAAAAATGGGCTTCGAAGTGTGCAGCTACCCGGAGGAAATGGAGTGGCTGGATATGTGCCATTACATGGTCGCGCCGATGCAGAAATTACTGGTTATGGAAAATTGA